Proteins from a genomic interval of Diospyros lotus cultivar Yz01 chromosome 6, ASM1463336v1, whole genome shotgun sequence:
- the LOC127804330 gene encoding uncharacterized protein LOC127804330: protein MPRPLSKFHINARNIFLTYPQCSLSKEDYLQQIINLQYPIKPMYIWVCQEVHQDGSPHLHCLVQFDGKFQTRSQKFFDLVSLTRSAHFHPNMQPTKSCSVIQSYIAKGGNYIDWGTFWPHGQNKVYADKMSDVYTVALATRDKMKALEVVQKGDARDNVKPERSRPMSIILEAPSQTGKTCWARSLGPHNYYIGHLDMGRHDDDAWYNIIDDVAPQYLKHWKEFIGVDKGWSPTANTQSQSRSRGDPLHRPMQRRAQEQL, encoded by the exons ATGCCACGCCCTCTTTCCAAATTCCATATTAATGCCAGAAATATTTTCCTAACCTATCCCCAGTGCTCTCTCTCGAAGGAGGACTACCTCCAACAGATCATCAACCTCCAGTACCCGATTAAACCCATGTACATATGGGTATGCCAAGAGGTACACCAAGACGGCAGCCCGCACCTGCACTGCCTCGTCCAGTTCGATGGCAAGTTCCAGACGAGGAGCCAGAAGTTCTTCGACCTGGTCTCTCTGACCAGGTCTGCACACTTTCACCCCAACATGCAGCCGACCAAGTCATGCTCCGTGATACAGTCCTACATTGCCAAGGGTGGCAACTACATCGACTGGGGAACATTCTGGCCGCACGGTCAGAACAAGGTCTATGCGGACAAGATGTCGGATGTCTACACAGTTGCGCTTGCCACCAGGGATAAGATGAAGGCACTGGAGGTTGTGCAAAAAGGTGACGCAAGAG ATAATGTCAAGCCCGAGCGGAGCAGGCCCATGAGCATCATTCTAGAAGCCCCTTCACAGACTGGCAAGACTTGCTGGGCAAGGAGCCTGGGCCCGCACAATTATTACATAGGGCACCTCGACATGGGCCGACATGATGACGATGCCTGGTACAACATCATCGACGATGTGGCCCCCCAGTACCTAAAGCACTGGAAGGAATTTATTGGGGTCGACAAAGGCTGGAGTCCAACTGCAAATACTCAAAGCCAAAGCAGATCAAGGGGGGATCCCCTGCATCGTCCTATGCAACGACGGGCCCAAGAGCAATTATAA